The following DNA comes from Thermodesulfobacteriota bacterium.
CGCTGACTTTTTCCGGCGCGGCCGGTACGGCCAGGGCGATTTCCTCGATGCCGGCCTCCAGGTAACCGTCCTCATTAATATTGCCGATAATCAGGCTGGCGATCCTTTCCTCCTCCTCGCCGGGCCGGGTCATCAGAAATTGCCACAGGAGATGATCTTTCAGGGTCCGGGGAGAAGCGGTAAACGACTCGAACTGGGGCTTTTCCTTTTCTTCGGATTCAAACTGGGCGCTGCCGTAGGAATTGTATTCATTCAGATAGTTTTCCCACTCCACCTGATCGGTGATTTTATCCTCGATGGACACTTCCTTTTCGGCGCTGCTCTCATTTGTTTTTTCGGCCTCGGCTTCGGCCTGCTCCTCTCCGTCGGTTTCAGCAGGAGACTCCTCCAGCGCCGGATTCTCGGCCAGTTCCTGCTGGATGGCATCCACCAGTTCCAGACGGTTTAACTGCAGAAGGCGGATGGCCATCTGCAACTGGGGCGTCATGACCAGTTGCTGGGTTAATCCCAGTCGTTGTCTTAAATCAAGCACCATAAGCTACAGCCTGAACTCTTCCCCCAGGTAAATCCGCCGGGCGGTTTCGCTGGAGGCGATTTCCTCCGGCGTGCCGGATTCAATGACCCGTCCGTTGTTGAGAATATAGGCCCGGTGGCACACGCCCAGGGTTTCCCTGACATTGTGGTCGGAAATCATGACACCGATGTTGCGTTCGGTCAGGTGCGCGATGATGTTCCGTATGTCCACGATGGCCAGGGGATCGATTCCGGCGAAAGGTTCATCCAGCAGGATGAAAGCCGGGTCGATGGCCAGCACCCGGGATATTTCCAGGCGCCGTCGCTCTCCTCCGGAAAGGAGGCTGGCCCGCTGGCGCGACAGATGGCGGATACCCATTTCGTCGAGAATCGCGTCGGTCCGCCGGGACTGCTCCGCCCGGGTGTACTTCAGGCACTCCAGGACGATTTTGATGTTCTGCTCCACGGTCAGTTTGCGGAAGACCGATGATTCCTGGGGCAGGTAGCCGATTCCCCGGCGCGCCCGCAGATGCATGGGCAGGCCGGTAATTTCAGTCTCATCAATCAGAATACGACCGCTGTCGGCATGAATCATGCCGATGGAAATATAAAAAGTCGTGGTCTTGCCGGCGCCGTTGGGGCCAAGCAGGCCGACCACTTCATGACTGTGCAGTTCCAGACTGACCGCGTCGACAACCCGTCTGCCGCCGTAGCTTTTCTGCAAATCACGCAAAGAGAACAGGGCCATTGCGACGCCATATCCGATCAATTGTCTTTTTTCATGTCCCGTGGTTCGATAAACGCTTCCACCCGTTTGCCTTCGCCGCTTTCTACCGTGACCGTTTCGCTGTCCAGGTGCATGATAATTTTTTTGCCGGCGATGTAACTGTTGTTCTGCAGCACCATGGACTTGTCGCCGGATAGAATGATCGTTTGCTGGGCCTTATCATACACAGCCTCTTCCGTCTTTGCAATTTTTTCTCCGGAGGTGATGACGACATTTCCGCTGGCGATGATTTTTGTCAGACTGTTGCCACTGGTAATATCGTCTCCTTTTGTTTCCGGAGACGGCTGGTAGAAAATTTTCAGTTGATCGGCGGTAATATCAAAGCGGTCGCCGAAGGCATGGACGTTCCCTTTGAATTCCGCGTAATTTTCCGTGCCGCCGGGGACCGTAAGGGCGTCGGCGCTGATACGGATGGCTCCGATAACGGTCAGGTCGGCCAGATTGTTTTCACTGGCGGCGGGACCGGTCATGACGGTGATCGCCGCCAGCAGCGCCCAGAGAAATGCCGCCAGCGCGGTCCCCCCGTAGCGTCCTCTTTCCTTTCGGCCCGGCGACGGCACGGCGGCCGGGAGTCGAACCCCCTGGCACCGGTCATGCCGGAATCTATTGTTGCAAATCCTATTCAAGTAATCTGTCCTGTCGATGTCAACCGGCTTGATGAACCGCCCACTGGATCAGTTTCGGGTGAGGTTTCCGTTGATGATGCCGTTTACGTTTCCGAGCAGTTCGGCTGTCATGGAACGTAAATCATACCGCAGCCTGTTTCCCGTAAGGTGAAGAGAATCGCTTTCCACCTTAACCTGTTCATCGGCGGTTATTATATGGTCTTGATCCCGATAACGCAACGACTGTGTATATATTTTGCCTTCCGGAATATGGATAACGACGTTACCGGTGATTTCGGCGTCGCTGGAGTCAAGGGACAGCATCCCCTTGTCGGCGGTAACGCGGAAAGCGTCACCACCGGCGGTAAAGAGCGTCAGATCAATATCGGTCACCTGCGTCTGCCGGCTGCTTCGGGAGAGCCGGGCCGAGGCGGCTTTCAGCGACCATTTCCTGTCGCCGTTTTCGATAAAGGTTTGACGGATGCCCTCCAGTGACACGTCCGGCGCGGTTCGGATGAGTTTGGCCGCGCTTTCCCGCCGTTTTTCCCGGCCGCCGTCGTACAGCGCCAGGTAGGCGATCAGACCAAGAACCGGCAGGATCAGAAGCATCGGGAACAGAGAGCGTTTGGGAGAAGCCATCAGCCGGGACCTTCACAGATAGGTTGCCAGGGCCTGCTGCCAGAGCCCCTGCGACCGGAGAAGATTTTCGCAGACCTCCCGGACCGCGCCGCGGCCGCCTTCGGCCGTTGTCACCATAGCCGCCACGCGGATCACTTCCGGATGGGCGTTGGCTACCGCGATGGGCAGGCCGACCTTTTTCAACAGGGGGATGTCGGGCAGGTCGTCACCGATAAAGGCCACCTCCCGGAAGGAGCCGATCCCCGTTTCGGTCATGATGGGCGCGAGGGCCGCGCTTTTATCCCAGACATCATCATAAACGCAGGTGATGCCCAGCTCCCGGCAACGCCGGGAAAGCGCCGACGATGATCGGCCGGTGACGATACCCACCTGCAAACCGGCGGCCATCACCATTTTGATGCCGAGACCGTCCCGGACGGAAAAGGTTTTGGTCTCCGTCTCGGGACCGGAGTAGCTGATGCCGCCGTCCGTAAGCACGCCGTCGACGTCAAGCAGCAGCAGCCGGATTCCGGAAAAGAGCGTTTGAATGTCGGGCGTCATTTTACAACCTGCCGGATAGCGTCCCGGATGGCCTGCAGTTTAAGCAGGATGCCGCGAACGGAGTCCAGGTACAGGGAATTGGGCCCGTCACAAAGCGCCTTCTCCGGATCTTCGTGGACCTCCATGAAAATACCGTCCGCACCGGCGGCCACGGCCGCTCCGGCCAGAAGCGGCGCGAAGGCCCGTTCTCCACCGGAGCGCGATCCGCCGCCGCCGGGAAGCTGCACACTGTGCGTGGCGTCGAAAATGACCGGCTTGCGCGTTTCCTTCTGGATGATGGGAATGCCGCGGAAGTCCACCACCAGATTGTTGTAACCGAACATCGTGCCCCGCTCCGTGATCAGGATGTTGCGGTTACCGGAGGAGGAAGCTTTTTCCACGATGTTTTTGACATCCCAGGGCGCCAGAAACTGCCCTTTTTTAATGTTCAGCGTCTTGCCTGATCCGGCAGCCCGCAGGATGAAATCGGTCTGCCGGCACAGAAAAGCCGGGACCTGGATGATATCCAGCACCTCTGCCGCCGCCTCGACCTGCTCCGGGAGATGGACATCGGAAATGACAGCGACCCCCAGCGTCTCTTTTATCTTCTTCAGGATGGAGAGCCCTTCATCCAGCCCCGGACCGCGGAAGGAGTGAATGGAGGTTCGGTTGGCCTTGTCAAAGGACGCTTTGAAAACAAAGGGCAGGCGTAATTCGTTCGTGACGGATTTTAAAAATTCCGCCGTTCGGAAAGTGCTGTCCTCGTCCTCGATGACGCACGGACCGGCGATTAAAACCAGCGGCTCACCGCCGCCGATATGAATCCGGCCGACCGGAATCCGGTCGGTCGGGAATAGTGGTGTTGTCAACCAATTCTCCCTGATGAATTCATTATCACCTGCTCTAGGATTTACTGGACGCAAAGGGTGGCTTGTCAAACAGGGGGCGCACACAGGTGTTCCGTTCGACCCCTGACCCTTAAACCTTGAACCTAATACTATCTTCCTAACCCGACCGGCGGTGAAAGTCAAGCAGGCGGCAGTGGTTGAGGAATCCGGATATTTTAACCTTGAATATGCAGATATTGCCTGATACAGTGATAAAGATTTTTAAGGCCGGGCACATTTGCAAAGGAAGATCGAAAAAAAATGAAGAAAAAAACAGCCGCCGGGCTGCTCGCGTTACTGCTGATAATTATCATTGTTGCCGCTGTGATCTGGGTTTTCCCTAAAATGGAAGGCGAACCGCCGGCGGTGACCTTTCCCGGGCTGAAGCCGGCACTGGGGGCCGCGTCGGAATTCGCGGTGGTCATCGCCGATTCGAAGAACGGGCTGAAAAGCGCTTCCGTGACGCTGCTGGCCGCCGGTCAGGAACACGCCCTGGCCGATTTTTCTTCAGCCGGCTCCGGAGAAATTATCGCCAGCAAACAGTTCGATATCAGTCTGGCGCCGAAAAAGGCGGGAATCCCGGACGGGCCGGCCACCCTGCGGGTTCAGGCCCGGGACAGCGCCTGGCGGGGCTGGTTCAAAGGGAACCTGGCGTATGTTGAAAAAGAGGTGGCCATCGACACCAAAAAACCTGAAGTGGAGGTGCTGACCCCTCAACATTATATAAATAAGGGCGGGGTCGGCCTGGTCATCTACAGGGTGCTCGAGCCGGATACGGTTCACGGGGTTCAGGTGGGGGACAGGTTCTTCCCGGGTCGCGCCGGTCAGTTTGAGGACGCGAACATCTGCCTTGGCTTTTTCGCGGTGGCTTACGATCAACCACCGGACGTCAGCCCCATGGTGCAGGTCACCGACGCCGCGGGCAACATTACCCGGGCCGGTTTTTATCATTTGATCAAACCCAAGGTTTTCGCGGAGGATCTGATCCCCCTCTCCGACGGCTTCTTAAACACCGTCATGCCGGCTTTTGACGTTCCGGTACCGGATGACCGGCCGATCGAGACATTCAAATACGTTAATACCGAACTGCGGATCAAGAACGATGAAACCATCCGTTCCGTCTGTCGTCAATCCGACAACCAGCAGCACTGGCAGGGCGTTTTCGTGAGTTTTCCCAACGCCACCTGCCGGGCCGCCTTCGGAGATCATCGCACTTATCAATATCAGGGGCAGGTCGTCAGCCAGGCTTATCATCTGGGCGTCGATCTGGCGTCCCTGGCCAAGTCACCGGTTCCGGCCGGTAATGCCGGCCGGGTGGCCTTTGCCGGAGACCTCGGTATTTACGGCCGGGCCGTCATCATTGATCATGGCCTCGGTCTGTTCAGCCTGTATGGCCATCTCAGCCAGATCAGCGTGGCGGAGGACCAGATGGTCTCCCGGGGGGAAACGATCGGCCTGTCCGGGCAGACGGGGCTGGCGGGAGGCGACCATCTTCACTACAGCATGCTGCTTCAGGATACCTTCATCAATCCCATCGAATGGTGGGATGAATCCTGGATTACCAACAACATCAACAGTAAAAAGGACATGATCCGGAATCCGCCGGCCGGCTCTTAACCGGGATATCAGAGGGAATATCGTTACGGGAATGAAAAAACAGCAGGGGCAAAACAAGGAAAACGAAGCGACAGCGAGGTCTTCCGGCACCAGCAGTTGGCGGGAGAACGTTGAAGCGGTATTAATCGCCGTTCTGCTGGCGCTGTTTATCCGGACGTTTGTGGTTCAGGCGTTTAAAATTCCTTCCGGATCGATGAAAGATACCCTGCTCATCGGGGATCATATTCTGGTCAATAAATTCGCTTACGGTATCGACATCCCTTTCCTTCATATTTCCCTGATAAAGGGGGAACCCCCGCGGCGGGGTGATATCATCGTCTTTAAATACCCCGGCAACCCCGACAAGGATTACATCAAGCGGGTCGTGGCCGTGGCCGGCGATGTGGTTTCCGTCCGGGACAAGCAGCTTTACGTCAACCAGCAGCCCATGCAGGAAAAATACATTATTCATACCGACACCGCCGTTCAGCCGGTAAGGGATGACTTCGGTCCGGTGCAGGTGCCGGATCACCAGCTATTCGTGATGGGCGACAACCGCGATAACAGCAGTGACAGCCGGTTTTGGGGATTTCTCGATCTGGAGGCGGTCCGGGGGAAAGCGTTCCTGATATACTGGTCCTGGAACGGTGAATCGGAGTCTTTGGCGGGCCGGGTCCGCTGGTCGAGAATCGGCAATGTCGTGAAATAGGGGGCGTCATGGGGGGCTTGTCGACCAAACACATCCTGGAGATGGCGTCGCTGTCGTGCGATGACATCACGCTGATCCTGGACACGGCCGTGAACATGAAGGAGATTTCAAGGCGGCCCGTCAAAAAAGTACCGACCCTGCGGGGCAAGACCGTGGTGAGCTTTTTCTATGAATCCAGTACCCGCACCCGGGTGTCCTTCGATCTTGCCGCCAAA
Coding sequences within:
- the lptB gene encoding LPS export ABC transporter ATP-binding protein, producing MALFSLRDLQKSYGGRRVVDAVSLELHSHEVVGLLGPNGAGKTTTFYISIGMIHADSGRILIDETEITGLPMHLRARRGIGYLPQESSVFRKLTVEQNIKIVLECLKYTRAEQSRRTDAILDEMGIRHLSRQRASLLSGGERRRLEISRVLAIDPAFILLDEPFAGIDPLAIVDIRNIIAHLTERNIGVMISDHNVRETLGVCHRAYILNNGRVIESGTPEEIASSETARRIYLGEEFRL
- a CDS encoding LptA/OstA family protein, whose product is MNRICNNRFRHDRCQGVRLPAAVPSPGRKERGRYGGTALAAFLWALLAAITVMTGPAASENNLADLTVIGAIRISADALTVPGGTENYAEFKGNVHAFGDRFDITADQLKIFYQPSPETKGDDITSGNSLTKIIASGNVVITSGEKIAKTEEAVYDKAQQTIILSGDKSMVLQNNSYIAGKKIIMHLDSETVTVESGEGKRVEAFIEPRDMKKDN
- the lptC gene encoding LPS export ABC transporter periplasmic protein LptC, which translates into the protein MASPKRSLFPMLLILPVLGLIAYLALYDGGREKRRESAAKLIRTAPDVSLEGIRQTFIENGDRKWSLKAASARLSRSSRQTQVTDIDLTLFTAGGDAFRVTADKGMLSLDSSDAEITGNVVIHIPEGKIYTQSLRYRDQDHIITADEQVKVESDSLHLTGNRLRYDLRSMTAELLGNVNGIINGNLTRN
- a CDS encoding HAD hydrolase family protein; amino-acid sequence: MTPDIQTLFSGIRLLLLDVDGVLTDGGISYSGPETETKTFSVRDGLGIKMVMAAGLQVGIVTGRSSSALSRRCRELGITCVYDDVWDKSAALAPIMTETGIGSFREVAFIGDDLPDIPLLKKVGLPIAVANAHPEVIRVAAMVTTAEGGRGAVREVCENLLRSQGLWQQALATYL
- the kdsA gene encoding 3-deoxy-8-phosphooctulonate synthase — its product is MPVGRIHIGGGEPLVLIAGPCVIEDEDSTFRTAEFLKSVTNELRLPFVFKASFDKANRTSIHSFRGPGLDEGLSILKKIKETLGVAVISDVHLPEQVEAAAEVLDIIQVPAFLCRQTDFILRAAGSGKTLNIKKGQFLAPWDVKNIVEKASSSGNRNILITERGTMFGYNNLVVDFRGIPIIQKETRKPVIFDATHSVQLPGGGGSRSGGERAFAPLLAGAAVAAGADGIFMEVHEDPEKALCDGPNSLYLDSVRGILLKLQAIRDAIRQVVK
- a CDS encoding M23 family metallopeptidase, whose protein sequence is MKKKTAAGLLALLLIIIIVAAVIWVFPKMEGEPPAVTFPGLKPALGAASEFAVVIADSKNGLKSASVTLLAAGQEHALADFSSAGSGEIIASKQFDISLAPKKAGIPDGPATLRVQARDSAWRGWFKGNLAYVEKEVAIDTKKPEVEVLTPQHYINKGGVGLVIYRVLEPDTVHGVQVGDRFFPGRAGQFEDANICLGFFAVAYDQPPDVSPMVQVTDAAGNITRAGFYHLIKPKVFAEDLIPLSDGFLNTVMPAFDVPVPDDRPIETFKYVNTELRIKNDETIRSVCRQSDNQQHWQGVFVSFPNATCRAAFGDHRTYQYQGQVVSQAYHLGVDLASLAKSPVPAGNAGRVAFAGDLGIYGRAVIIDHGLGLFSLYGHLSQISVAEDQMVSRGETIGLSGQTGLAGGDHLHYSMLLQDTFINPIEWWDESWITNNINSKKDMIRNPPAGS
- the lepB gene encoding signal peptidase I, whose product is MKKQQGQNKENEATARSSGTSSWRENVEAVLIAVLLALFIRTFVVQAFKIPSGSMKDTLLIGDHILVNKFAYGIDIPFLHISLIKGEPPRRGDIIVFKYPGNPDKDYIKRVVAVAGDVVSVRDKQLYVNQQPMQEKYIIHTDTAVQPVRDDFGPVQVPDHQLFVMGDNRDNSSDSRFWGFLDLEAVRGKAFLIYWSWNGESESLAGRVRWSRIGNVVK